GATCCAAGCATAATGTACTGAACGATTTAAAAAGGTTTTATATTTCAGAACCATTGCATCCATTATATTTGTCTTTTCATCTTTTTTGTCCGGCAGTGCTATGAATGCAATGATTGGTGTAAGAAAGACAGCAATAAGTTGAGATATGATATATGTTACAACCAGTACAAATGCTAATTGTTTGAAAAAGAGTCCTACAATTCCACTAACAAGCAGTAGTGGTAGAAAAATAAGTATTGCCAAAAGTGTAGCGACAGTCATAATGGGTAAAATCTCTTTTGAGCCTTCTATGACAGCATCTTTTTTTGAAACTCCTTGCTTGAAGTGTCGCTCTATATTCTCTATGACAATAATCATATGATCAATCAAACTTCCAAGTGCTGCCGCCATTCCTCCTAATGAAAAGATATTGAAATCGATCCCTGCAAGCTTCATACCAATCATTGTAATGAGAAATGTGATAGGAATAATCAATAAAGAGACTAAAGAGAGTGTTACTTTTCTAAGGAAAAAGAAGACAATGAGTACAGCAATGATTCCACCTAAAATAATAGCATCTCGAACACTATGAATGGCTTCTTTAATAAAGTCTGTGCCATCATATGTAGATCTTATTTCTATTCCCTCTTTTTTCAGTTTTGGAGCAAGCTCTTTTAGTTTTGCATTAAAGGCATTGACAACATCAATAGCATTTGCATTTGGTTGACGCAGAAGATTAAATACAACACTGTTTTTAAATCCTGTTGTGGCACTAAAAGCTTTTATAGGAGCTGTACGCTCTACAAGAAGTGATATATCACTTAGCTTAATAGCATGTCCATTTGGTAAAGCAATATCAAGATTGAGGAGCTTTGAAGCATCATCACTCTTTTGATAGAGTGATAACACATATTGGCGATGATAATCTTCTATCAATCCTAAAAACTCTATGATGTTTTGTGCTTTTAGTTGATCGATAACTGTTTGCACGTCAAGGTTGTATCCGTGCATTTTTTTGGTATCTAATAGAAGTTTATATTCACTCCATTCAGGTGCTTTCATCTCTATATCATAAATACCTGGAATAGATAGAAAAACAGGTTTTAGTTCATAATATAGTTTTTCACTCAACTTTGCACGTGAGATACTGTTTGAGCCAATAGCATAAATGGCAACCGGATATATACTTGGTGTAGCCTGCCGTATGGTAATCTTAGCATTAGAAGGAATTCGGTTTTTAATATCTGCCACCCTTGCCTGTACCAACTGATAGGCTAAATATGGGTCAATATTCCAATTAAAATATATGCTTATATTAGTCGAGCCAATAGATGTTGAAGATACTATTTTTTCAACATCCTGTATTGTTTTAAGCGCCTCTTCGCTTGGTTTTGTAACAGAAAAGAGCATTTGTTGAATTGGTGTATATCCATTGTCAATACTAACTTCAATACGGGGGAAAAATAGGTTTGGAAAAACGCCTTTTGGAATAGAGTATGAGAGTCTGTAACCGACACCTGCCAATAAGAAGATAATCAGCAAAATAGCTAGTTTGTTTTTAAGAATATATAGAAAAAATTCTCTACCTTTGGTATTGTACTTGCTCATTTAACAATCTCCACAGCAATACCGTCATGAAGCATATAAGCATTTTTAAGTACGATTTTATCGGATGGTGATAGTCTATCGCTTACAAGCACTCTACTTACCATATCTTTTTGAATAGTTATAAAGTGGAGTTTGGCAATACCTTGTTTTATTATAAAAATTGCCGGTCTGTTTTCTATTAGAACTATAGATTGCTTTGGAATAATCCATCCGCTAATTTTTTTAGTCATAATATCTGCTTCAATATTTAAGTTGGCAGGTAACGGTTTGTTTGGTTTTGCAATAACATTGACAAGGTTGTCAGTTGTTTTTGGAAGGATTTCAACTATCTTAGCTTTTATGGTTTGATCATCAACTTTTAAAGAGACTGTTTCACCTGTGTACAGTTTTTTAGCAAATAGATGAGGTACAAAGAGTCTTACTTGCATATTTTGGCTTTGAATTTTACAAACATAACCTCCATATCCAATATAGCTACCATCTGCTTTTAATTCAGTTACAAAGCCTGAAAATGGTGCTTTTATAACAAGTTGTTTATATTGTATAGTCATCTTTTCAAGTTTGTTTTTAGCTTTTGTCAACTCCAATTTTTTACTATTTAGTCTGTTTTGTTGAGATAAGTAGTCATTATTGCTGATAATGCCAAGATCTAGCATCTCTTTTGCACTTTTTAGTTTTTTATTTTCAATATTAATGGCATTTTGTATTAATTCGATCTGCTCTTTTAAACGACCGATACTCTTTTTTAACTGAGGGTTTTCTAGTATTGCAATAACATTACCTTTCTCTACTTGCTGTGCATTTATGACATGGTTATGTAAAATACCTTCAGCTTGTGTATTGACACCATATGCCATTTCAGCCTCTACAATGCCTCTTACCTTTACTTCTATTGGCAGTTCAGCTTTTTTAGGTTCAACAACACTTACTTTTACATGATGTGACGATAGTGCAAAAAGCGTGTTGCAAAATGTAAGAATTAAAATGAGAATATATTGAGGATTATTCATATATTTTTCCTGTGCTTAGGGTATTTAGAATGACAATATTTTTTTGCTTTGTAATGAGAGCATCTATCTCTTCTTCTTGAATTGAGAGTAGTGATTGAAGTGTTTGAAGGTAACTGTTAAAGTCAATATAGTGTTTCAAATATGCTGTTTTAACTCTTTGCATTGTCAATAATGCACGTTGTAGTGCTGGTTTAAGTATCTTCTCTTTACGTTTAGCTGCTTGAATTTTTCCAAGATAATCTAAATAACGCTCTTGTTCTTTAATTTTTAGAGAAATTTCTTCACTTTTTACTCTTAAAGCCTGTACTTTTGCAGCTTCAGCCTCTTTTTTTAATCCACTGTCAAAGTTCATGTGAATACCGGTAAAAAATGAGTAATTGTTACCATTTGCAGTGGGATCACTGTTTTGTTGGTAAGCCGCACCTATTACAGCATCAGGCAACCAGCTTTTTTTAATAAACTCTGCCTCTTTGTTTGCAATTTTGCTTTCAATTTTTTTATACCTAAGAAGTGGATTTTGTTTAATGAAGTTTGAAATATCGGTATGAATAGATACTTCTTCAAAATTTGGAATTGGTTGATCAGGGACATAAAGATTCAATCGTTGGCTAAGGTTTTTAACAAGCTCTTCTTCTTGAACGATACGTCCATGAAAAAGTGTAAGAGCATTGGCAAATCTTTCACTCTCAATTTTAGGTATTGCACCTGCTTTATATGCTTCTGTAAGCTTTGTCAATATCTCTTTTTGTTCATTATAAAATCGTTGATGCAGTGTTAACAACTTATGTATGCGATGATAAGCAGCAATCATATTAACAAGTGATAAAAAGAGTTGCTCTTTTCTCTGCCAAATAAGATATTTTGACTTTTCTGATTCAAGATACAATTTTTCTATAATCAGACTATTTTTATTAAATATGTCAATGTTGTCACTTAATGAATAATCTATTGTATGAAAATAATTAGGCAGGAGTTGATCTTTTGTTTGTGTATATTGGATATCTACTGAAAAATTGGCAAAACTCTGAAGTTTTTTAGCTGATATTCTAAGATTTTTTTCTTTGTTGATCATTTGAATTTGATCTTCTAATGACAATCTTTTTTGTGCAGTTTTTACATACTCAACAATAGAATTTGAAGCCAATAGAGCAGAAGGTATGATGATAAATAGAGCAAAACTTTTTACTATTTTTGTCAATTTTGAGTATCCTTCAATTAATATTTGGCAAGGAGCAAAAATGGAGTAGGAATAGCTCTCTTACCACTATGATTATGAAATAGAAAGATTATTTGAATATGAAAGAAATATGAAAATTTTTTAATCTTATAAAAATGGTCAAGTTTTAATTTGTATAAATATAAGAAGTAGTAAATTTGCATGGATTTAAAGTAGATGAAGAAATGGTCGGAGTGGCGGGATTTGAACCCTAAAGGAATGATATTCTAAAGTTTCTTAATGTTATCTATTTATTTGTAATAATCCCTAAAATAAGGCATTTAGTTAACCTTGCTATTATATAAAGTTTTCTATACTTTTAGCAAGTAATTTATATTTTGGGTAGCAATAGGGTAGCAAAATATAAAGCACTCAAAGGCTAAAGGGGATAATATGGCAAGGGTAAAAAGCAAGAAGTATCAGGGAGTATATCTTAACAAGTTAGCAAATGGAGATGTTAGCTATTCATTCACTTACAAAGATGAAGGGGGTAAAAAAGTATGGGTAACAGTTGGCAAAAAATCAGCAGGTATTACTGAAATATACACTTACAATAAAAGGAATGAGTATATTAATAAAATTAGATTAGGTGAAGACCCACTAGAAGCAAAAAAGATACGTAAAAGTAAGGTTTTGGATGATGCATATCAACTCTATATAAAAGATAGAGAGCTACACAATAGAGCATTACACGATGAAATAGCCAGATATGAGAATCATATTAAACCAACATTTGGAGCTATTCCAATAGCCTCTATAACTCCAGAGGCAATACAAAAACTACAAAAACAAAAAATAGATGAGGGATACAGTCTAAAAACTGTAAATCATATAATCAACTTACTATCAACTATCATTAATGTAGCTATAGAGAAAGAGCTATTTAAAGGTAACAACCCAGCTAAAAAAGTTAAACGCCTTAAAGTGGACAATGCAAGAGAACGCTTTTTGAATGTTGATGAGGTTAAATTATTGCTTGATACAGTTAAAGACAATCCAATGATTTATCTTTTTTGTAATCTTGCATTATCAACAGGTGGACGACTTGAAACAATACTTGCAATCCAAAAAAAAGATATTGATCTAAACAGTGGGACAATAAAGCTAAAAGACTTTAAAAACAATAGTACCTATACAGGATTTATAAATAATAATCTTCACTCTTTATTAGGTGACTTACTACCAAAACTAAAAGCAAATGATTATATTTTAAGTGGCAATAGTGAACCACTAACAGCACGACAGATACAAGTACCATTAAAACGAATATTGGATAATCTCTTTAATAAAGGATTGAAGCCAAACGACCGTAAAAACAGAGTAGTTATACACACGCTAAGACATACATTTGCAAGTCATTTAGCTATTAATGGAACTCCAATATACACAATTCAAAGGCTTATGAATCATAAAGATATAAATATGACGTTGAGGTATGCAAAGTTAGCACCAGATAGCGGACGGGAAGCGGTTAAAGGTTTATTTTTTTCTTAAAAGTTAACATTTTAAAATATTCATTCTATAAAAGTTAAAGTAATATTGTGTAATATCGTGTAAAGTCTTTTATACGAGGTAATATAATGAAGACGGTTTTAGGTTTTGAATTGACAGATGAACAGTTTGAAGAGTTAGCAGAATATATAAATTTAGATGAACTAAAAAGACAGATAAAAGAAGACTTTAAATATCCAGAGGACTATATAAACACAATATTTTTTGAAGATTTTTATATTGAAGATTTTGGAGAAGTTAATAATACAGTTAACAAAATATTGATAAACATCTACAAAATAATAAGAAAATATTACAATATTGAAAAAGATACTTTTATTAATAAAATCATTGAATGGAATTGTGATTATATTAGTGATAAAGTAAAAAATGATTTTTTTGATTATTTAGCCGATTATGTACAGAATGAACCAGAAATATTGAGAAAAATAGTTGGTAGTTATGTTATAGGTTTTGAAATAAAAGAATTAGATAATAAGATTATATTTGAATGTTATGAATCAGATGGAGATATAGACGGAGATATGATAGTAATTACAATTGAGAAAGAATTAGATGAAATCATCAAAATCATTAAAGATGATGTAATAGAAACAGTGTATAGAGTCTTATCAGAATATCTAAAAGACTACAAAGACGCAGGAACTCACGATAATCTATCGTTAGATCAGAAAAAGGACGGACTTTAACCACACGATAAAGATAATCAAATCAATTATTGAATCACTTGATAACAGCCCTATAAAAGACAAGGCTACAGATTTGCTTGATACCTTAGACAAAAAGATAAACAGCACCAAAGACGGAGCATATAAACCACTCAAAGAGCTTTTAAAATGGATAGATAACGCTAATGTAGGGTACATAATGCAAGATGAAAAAACGGGTAAAATCTTTTATCCAGTAATTGCAGATATGCTTTATTTTGAGCTTAAAACTATTGCATACATCAAAGAGCCATTTATAGAGGCTTTATGGAGTAGATATTATGAGATTTTAAACAGTGAAAAATCTAAAGAGATATTTAATCGATTAGATGAAACAGATAAAAGAGCGGTTATCTATTTAGTTAACTGTAAAACCATAGGAAAACAAAGGCATTATTTAGCCTCTTTATTTAGTAGGGAATTGAAGATTGAATACAAGCATATTAAAAAGCTAATAGAACATCTATTTTATCCAGTTCCTAAAAATGCAAAATTACCAAATGAACCAATGAAAGAACCACCAGAGCCAATAATTAATCCTCTTAGATACTCTTTTAAAATAGCCTCTTAACTCTATAAAATCTTAAAAATAACCTCATCAAATCCCTACTTTATGGGATTTTATCACCGTTCGGAAACTTTTACTTTTATTTCCGTACCCAGAGACCCCTAAACATTCCATAATTTCACCAAACAAACACAAAACGGAGGTGAGATTATGGAAACCACAGCAAAGTTAATCTATGAAGATTTAAGAAGCCGTTACAACAGAGCGGTTATAGGTAAAAAAGATTTAGCTAAAGAATTAGGCGTATCTCTTTCTACTATCGATAACTACATTCACAGAGGTTTTGGAATCCCACCATATAAAAAGCTAGGTACAGCACATAATGCGAGAGTGGTATTTAATCTTGTAGATGTAGCAAACTTTTTAGCACAGACTATCAAGACAGCATAAGGTAGCTTAATGCAGGACATCAAAGAGCTAAAAGCTTACCTTGATAAACAGGTAGTACGGGATATTTTAGAATCATTAGGCTATGAGTTTAACCGTGTAGGACAATTCAGGCTAAGAGATGAACGCACCCCGTCAGCCAGTATCAGGCGTGATGGACTTATCAAAGATTTTGGCAGTGATTGGAGCGGTGATATTTTTGCATTACTCCAGGAGTATCACTCTATGACATTTAAAGAAGCGGTTAATTATGTAGCTAACTATTTAGGTTTATCAAGTGTAGATGTTGAGGTTAAAAAAGCCCCCAGATTTACCCCTAAACCAAAGGAAGAGCCAAAGCCAAAGTATGACATTACCAAGATGTATGAACGCCTTAAAAGCCAAAAAGAGAGTTTAGGAGTAAAGATTTTGGATCAATTCTATAATGACTTAATTCCGAAGTCAATATTAGCCGAGACAGAACACACCAGTTTAAAAAAGATGATCGGCTATGACAAACGCAACGAAAGCTTTACCATCTCTTTACTTAAAGGTGATGAGGTTAAAGCGGTAACTATCCAAAGAACCAAAGACGGTACTAAATGGAAGACATACGGCAAAAAGTCCTATATCCCTTACAGGGTAACTCTAAAGCCTTATGTTTTTGTAGTTTTTGGAATGAAAGAGATACTAATAATGGAGAGTTGGAAAGAGCCTTATATCGGCTTTCAAAGTGATTCAGTGGCTAAAGGAATAGCAAACAGCCCACAGGGAGCAGAAATTAAAGAAGCGGTAGCAGATAGAACGCTCATATTGTTACTTGATAATGATACATCCTGCTTTGAAACTATAGAGCCGATAAGTGCATATTTTAGCAATAGTGCAGTAATAGTGATCGACTTTCAAAAACTACTCTTTGATCAAGAGTTACCAAAGGGTTATGACTTTTACGATTTTGTAATGTGGTGCGAGAGCCTAAAGGTAGCCGAGTTAATGCTGAATGATTTTATAACGGGCTACCCTTTTTATGATGTTAGTGCAGATGTAATACCAGTTTTAGCGGAGGTAGCATAATGAGCGACCTTATAGAGAAAGCCATAAATACAAGGCTAAACCAAAGCCAAAACACAGATAAACCAATTAATGCAATTGTACCACAAAAAGAGACACAGCCAAAGCCATTTTTACAGCCATTTACGGCATTGATAAAAGACTATCAACCCCCTAAATGGTTAGTAAAAGGAATCATACCAAATCAAGGACTTATAGAGTTTTTTGGGGCGAGTGGAAGCTTTAAAAGTTTTATTGTGCTTGATATTGGATACTGCATATCAACGGGCATAAGTTGGCACGGACACGAAGTAAAACAGGGTAATGTGGTTTATTTTGCAGGGGAAGGACATCACGGGCTTATATCACGGGTAAATGCACTCCAAAGACATTATGGAAAACCTCCAGATGGTTTTTATAGATCAGAAAAACCTATAAATTTGAGTGATGAAAAAGAGTTGCAAGAAATTAGCGAGTACTTAAAGCAAATAGGAAATATTCAGCTTGTAATCATTGATACACTGCATAGAAATAGCGGGGAGTCAGACGAAGACAGTGCAAAAGATTTTGCAAAGGTACTAAAGAATATTGATAAATATTTAGCACCTTATGCAAAGGTAATAATGTGGGTACACCATACAGGACACGGTACAAAAGAGAGAAGCAGGGGAACATCTGCACGTTACGCCTCATTGGACGCTTGTTACCTCATCAAAAGAGATGATGACAGCAATATTATAGAGATGAAGTGTACCAAGATGAAAGACGCTGAAGAGCCAAAGCCTATGATGTTTGAGATGGAATCTATAGAGACTGAACTAATCAACCCAGATACAAACGAGCAGATCAGATCATTAGTACCAGTCAAAACAGATAAAACAGGAAGCACCACCAAGGATAAGCCACTTACAAAGCGTCAAAAAGATGTTTTATCAGCTTTGAGACTTGCAATCAAAAACGATGGGCGGGAACTACCAGCCGAGATAAAAGAGCGTGAGGGTTTTATAGAGGGTAGAGGTGTTAAGTTGGAGCAGTGGAGAGATGAAGCCTATAAAGTGATAGATGTTGATTCAGATGATGAAAAATCAAAAATGGAAGCTAAGAAAAAAGCATTTCAAAGAGTACGAAAAGAGTTAAAAGAGCGGGACAAAGTGGTTATTTATGATGAGTGGTGTTATGTTCCGTCAGACTGTAAGCGTAAATATCAAAGGGACAAGCAAGGACAAAAACCTATAAAAGGCGAGTAAGTCCACAATTTAGGGATTTAAAAGCATACGGGACATACGGGACAAAGCGGGACATTTAGAAATTTTGTCCCGCTGAACAAAACACATCAAGCGGGACGGGACGGGACACACCCCTATAAGGGGTGTCCCCGTGTCCCGTTGGTGATGTTGGCAATTTAAAGACTATCTTTTTAAAGGGGAAAAATACAATGCAACTTATGCAACATCAACAGCGTGGAAGCAAAGAGATCCAACACCTCATCAAAGATAAGATGATGGCAATCGTACAAGCTCCAGAGAGAAGCGGTAAAACTCTTATGACTATAGACGCTATAGCAAACCTACCTTTTAGCAGGGTATTAGTCATCACTAAGAAAAAAGCGATTGATGGTTGGAAAGATGATCTTAAACTCTATAACGATAACTTTCAATCTATTAAACGAATTGAAATAGAAGTTATCAATTACGAAAGTTTGCATAAAGTAGCTATCAAGCCAGAGTTAATCATTATCGATGAATTTCACTACTCTATATCTTCATTTCCAAAAACGCCCGCTAAAGCAAAGCTAATAAGAGATAATTGGTTAGACGTGCCAAAGATTTACATATCAGCCACACCAGCACCAGAGAGTGCTAGTCAATGGTTCCATCCTATGTGGCTAAGTAGTCATCATCCATTTAGCCAGTTTAAAAACTTCTATGAGTGGGCTAATAAGTTTGTAAATATCGAGTTAAAGAGTTACGGACACGGTACAGTCAAAGATTATAGCAATGCTAAAACAGATCAGATCATGCAGTACATCAGACCCCACCTCATCCAAATAAAAAGAGAAGAGACGGGCATTAAATTTCAGCCATCCATAGTACCCGTATATATAGACTTAGACCCCCGCACAATAGCACTAATTGAGAAGCTGAAAAGAGATCGAGTATTAGGGCGTACATTCATAGCAGATACGCCCGTAAAGTTGATAAATGGAATGTACCAGTTAGAATGCGGGGCTTTACTTGTAGATGGCATTTATCACGATATGGGAAACCGTGAGCATATCAACTTTATTAAGTCTAATTTTGGAGATACTAAAGATGTAGCGATTATGACCCGTTGGGTTGGAGAGCGTCAGATAATGGAGAGAGAATTTAAAAACGCATTGATTCTAAGCAGTCATAGCCACGCAGAGGGGGTAGAATTAAGCCACGTTGAACATCTCATAATATCAAGCCTTGATTACTCAACAGCACGATACCAGCAACGCAATGCACGTCAAGCCAGTGTCAAGCGAAAGACCCCTATTAAAGTACACGTTTTAATGAGTAAGGACCAGGTAAGCGAAGCAGTTTATAAAATCGTAGCACTTAAACACCAGGACTTTAAAGCCAGAATGTTTATGTCAAAAGTGAACACACCTTATAAACCGTTCACTTATGCAAGATAAAGCCCTAATTATCGTTATTTTAGCGTTCACTTACAAAGGTTAAACAATGACAGAACAGCAGATACAAAAAGAGATCATCAAATATCTTGAATCTATAGGAGCGTATACCATCAAGACCATTAGGACCAACAGAGCAGGAACGCCCGATATAATTGCTTGTTTAGATGGTAAATTTATCGCTATTGAAGTTAAACGCAAGGGTAACAAGCCCACGCCCCTACAATTAGCCAAAATAGAGCAGATAAGAGCGTCAGGCGGTATAGCATTTATAGCGTATAGTAAGGATGATGTAGTTAAGTGTTTAAGCGGGTCCTTCTAAGGCTAAAAGCTTATGCGGGTGCTCGTGACCGCAGAAAACGTACACAAAAACATTTTTTTTCTTTGTCTCATATTCTCAAAATAATGAAGACACCTTTAATGTTTGTTGATTTTGGGACAAAAGGGTAAATTATAAAAGGTGGAGATTGCAGTGATAGTTGAAAGTTGACCAAAATTAACCAGTTAGTCAACTCTTGGTTAATCTCTTTTAAGTACCATAAAATCGGTATTTACTCAAAACTTAAGTTATAAAGTTGACTAAGTTGACCAACCTTTTAAACCTTGTAGCTAAAAAGATATTGGGTATCCCACTACCCCCAAAACCGAACCTTTTACAAGGACCCAGATTTTTAAAGCTTTGATAATTATGCACTCTATCATTAGCTATCTCTTTTTAAAGGGTAGCTATGACACTACTAACCCCCGAACATTTACTTACTATCCTACCACCCGAAACAGTAAAGCAGATATGGGAGTTTTGCAATGGTAATTTAGTCTATTTTCCATCAAAGCCTTTAGAGTATAAAGAGATTAAAGACCAGTACAAAGAGTTGATGGAAGCTAAGATAATGAAGCATAGTGAAGCAGTGAAGATACTATCAAAGAGATTCAATAAAAGCTATAAAACCATTGATAAAATTGTAAAGAGTAGAAAGAAAGATAAAATCTTAGATTAGTTTATTAATTTAAGTTTAGATACCACAATAGACGATTAAACACCAAACCTTAAATAAAATCAGCATATATCTAAGATAGAGTTAAGATAATCACTCATTTAAGGTTACTATT
This region of Hydrogenimonas thermophila genomic DNA includes:
- a CDS encoding efflux RND transporter permease subunit → MSKYNTKGREFFLYILKNKLAILLIIFLLAGVGYRLSYSIPKGVFPNLFFPRIEVSIDNGYTPIQQMLFSVTKPSEEALKTIQDVEKIVSSTSIGSTNISIYFNWNIDPYLAYQLVQARVADIKNRIPSNAKITIRQATPSIYPVAIYAIGSNSISRAKLSEKLYYELKPVFLSIPGIYDIEMKAPEWSEYKLLLDTKKMHGYNLDVQTVIDQLKAQNIIEFLGLIEDYHRQYVLSLYQKSDDASKLLNLDIALPNGHAIKLSDISLLVERTAPIKAFSATTGFKNSVVFNLLRQPNANAIDVVNAFNAKLKELAPKLKKEGIEIRSTYDGTDFIKEAIHSVRDAIILGGIIAVLIVFFFLRKVTLSLVSLLIIPITFLITMIGMKLAGIDFNIFSLGGMAAALGSLIDHMIIVIENIERHFKQGVSKKDAVIEGSKEILPIMTVATLLAILIFLPLLLVSGIVGLFFKQLAFVLVVTYIISQLIAVFLTPIIAFIALPDKKDEKTNIMDAMVLKYKTFLNRSVHYAWISIPMILSGFGLSFYLYKTTPSTFLPKWDEGNIVVDIVLPPGTSLTQSQKEFTAISNIIENIPEVDQWTMRIGTSLGQISTQSNEGDFLVTLKKNRERSSFEIIEDLRKQIEAEVPNLEELGLSQVLEDRLGDIMGADAPIAVMLFSSDPDELMQQGYRLKELLKPLKGVEEVNILTSYASPSINIRLKPDSKAIYGIDEKSVATQIRSLYYGKSVASVAQGEKLINIRVLMSRTDRDPIDYLQKELFIYSPLLKKSIPLFKVADISYQNRVAEVTHFNLSPVCILGIRFMGNNMSSIVHSIQQVLAQANLPSNITTDISGFYKEQQKSFKEMTYVIIFAILIIFTGLLLHFSDIRIAFNILTAMLLTLSGIFLALKLTGKPLDITAFMGMLIVLSIVINNNVLIYDFYKMHTDKDNDEMKRLIDAIGVRVRPILMTMLSNAFAMLPIALAIGSGTEVIQNLAIAIMGGLFFAIIVNLYVMPLFFIFSIKILPIK
- a CDS encoding TolC family protein, whose amino-acid sequence is MTKIVKSFALFIIIPSALLASNSIVEYVKTAQKRLSLEDQIQMINKEKNLRISAKKLQSFANFSVDIQYTQTKDQLLPNYFHTIDYSLSDNIDIFNKNSLIIEKLYLESEKSKYLIWQRKEQLFLSLVNMIAAYHRIHKLLTLHQRFYNEQKEILTKLTEAYKAGAIPKIESERFANALTLFHGRIVQEEELVKNLSQRLNLYVPDQPIPNFEEVSIHTDISNFIKQNPLLRYKKIESKIANKEAEFIKKSWLPDAVIGAAYQQNSDPTANGNNYSFFTGIHMNFDSGLKKEAEAAKVQALRVKSEEISLKIKEQERYLDYLGKIQAAKRKEKILKPALQRALLTMQRVKTAYLKHYIDFNSYLQTLQSLLSIQEEEIDALITKQKNIVILNTLSTGKIYE
- a CDS encoding tyrosine-type recombinase/integrase: MARVKSKKYQGVYLNKLANGDVSYSFTYKDEGGKKVWVTVGKKSAGITEIYTYNKRNEYINKIRLGEDPLEAKKIRKSKVLDDAYQLYIKDRELHNRALHDEIARYENHIKPTFGAIPIASITPEAIQKLQKQKIDEGYSLKTVNHIINLLSTIINVAIEKELFKGNNPAKKVKRLKVDNARERFLNVDEVKLLLDTVKDNPMIYLFCNLALSTGGRLETILAIQKKDIDLNSGTIKLKDFKNNSTYTGFINNNLHSLLGDLLPKLKANDYILSGNSEPLTARQIQVPLKRILDNLFNKGLKPNDRKNRVVIHTLRHTFASHLAINGTPIYTIQRLMNHKDINMTLRYAKLAPDSGREAVKGLFFS
- a CDS encoding efflux RND transporter periplasmic adaptor subunit translates to MNNPQYILILILTFCNTLFALSSHHVKVSVVEPKKAELPIEVKVRGIVEAEMAYGVNTQAEGILHNHVINAQQVEKGNVIAILENPQLKKSIGRLKEQIELIQNAINIENKKLKSAKEMLDLGIISNNDYLSQQNRLNSKKLELTKAKNKLEKMTIQYKQLVIKAPFSGFVTELKADGSYIGYGGYVCKIQSQNMQVRLFVPHLFAKKLYTGETVSLKVDDQTIKAKIVEILPKTTDNLVNVIAKPNKPLPANLNIEADIMTKKISGWIIPKQSIVLIENRPAIFIIKQGIAKLHFITIQKDMVSRVLVSDRLSPSDKIVLKNAYMLHDGIAVEIVK
- a CDS encoding helix-turn-helix transcriptional regulator — translated: METTAKLIYEDLRSRYNRAVIGKKDLAKELGVSLSTIDNYIHRGFGIPPYKKLGTAHNARVVFNLVDVANFLAQTIKTA
- a CDS encoding DEAD/DEAH box helicase family protein; this encodes MQLMQHQQRGSKEIQHLIKDKMMAIVQAPERSGKTLMTIDAIANLPFSRVLVITKKKAIDGWKDDLKLYNDNFQSIKRIEIEVINYESLHKVAIKPELIIIDEFHYSISSFPKTPAKAKLIRDNWLDVPKIYISATPAPESASQWFHPMWLSSHHPFSQFKNFYEWANKFVNIELKSYGHGTVKDYSNAKTDQIMQYIRPHLIQIKREETGIKFQPSIVPVYIDLDPRTIALIEKLKRDRVLGRTFIADTPVKLINGMYQLECGALLVDGIYHDMGNREHINFIKSNFGDTKDVAIMTRWVGERQIMEREFKNALILSSHSHAEGVELSHVEHLIISSLDYSTARYQQRNARQASVKRKTPIKVHVLMSKDQVSEAVYKIVALKHQDFKARMFMSKVNTPYKPFTYAR
- a CDS encoding VRR-NUC domain-containing protein, which gives rise to MTEQQIQKEIIKYLESIGAYTIKTIRTNRAGTPDIIACLDGKFIAIEVKRKGNKPTPLQLAKIEQIRASGGIAFIAYSKDDVVKCLSGSF
- a CDS encoding AAA family ATPase; this encodes MSDLIEKAINTRLNQSQNTDKPINAIVPQKETQPKPFLQPFTALIKDYQPPKWLVKGIIPNQGLIEFFGASGSFKSFIVLDIGYCISTGISWHGHEVKQGNVVYFAGEGHHGLISRVNALQRHYGKPPDGFYRSEKPINLSDEKELQEISEYLKQIGNIQLVIIDTLHRNSGESDEDSAKDFAKVLKNIDKYLAPYAKVIMWVHHTGHGTKERSRGTSARYASLDACYLIKRDDDSNIIEMKCTKMKDAEEPKPMMFEMESIETELINPDTNEQIRSLVPVKTDKTGSTTKDKPLTKRQKDVLSALRLAIKNDGRELPAEIKEREGFIEGRGVKLEQWRDEAYKVIDVDSDDEKSKMEAKKKAFQRVRKELKERDKVVIYDEWCYVPSDCKRKYQRDKQGQKPIKGE